From Nicotiana tabacum cultivar K326 chromosome 22, ASM71507v2, whole genome shotgun sequence, one genomic window encodes:
- the LOC107801680 gene encoding putative galacturonosyltransferase-like 4, giving the protein MAFWSLSSSLPLLGLLSLLLSHQTSLITTTNVRLAILQKPIDQPEVANGPGGSNFSVFREAPAFRNGETCGSLATDRIHVAMTLDANYLRGTMAALLSILQHSTCPENVTFHFLWVRHEHEVFSSIKSTFPYLSFKVYIFDVHRVRGLISKSIRQALDQPLNYARIYLANLIPDEVKRVIYLDSDLVMVDDIAKLWKVDLGDKVLAAPEYCHANFTTYFTETFWSDPYMPRTFEQRKPCYFNTGVMVMDVDKWRQGNYTKRVEDWMIVQKQKRIYQLGSMPPFLLVWAGNIMPIDHRWNQHGLGGDNIEGKCRSLHPGPISLLHWSGKGKPWLRLDSRKPCSVDHLWAPYDLYRSSRHSFEE; this is encoded by the coding sequence ATGGCCTTTTGGagcctttcttcttctcttcctcTCCTTGGCCTCCTGTCTCTCTTGCTTTCCCATCAAACCTCCTTGATCACCACCACCAATGTTCGCCTTGCCATTCTACAAAAACCTATTGATCAACCGGAGGTGGCAAATGGACCGGGTGGATCAAACTTTTCTGTCTTCCGCGAGGCACCTGCTTTTCGCAATGGGGAGACATGTGGATCTTTGGCCACAGACCGGATTCACGTGGCCATGACCCTTGATGCTAATTATTTAAGAGGTACCATGGCTGCTTTGTTATCAATTCTCCAACATTCCACTTGCCCTGAAAATGTAACATTTCATTTTCTATGGGTAAGACATGAACACGAGGTATTCTCAAGCATTAAGTCCACATTTCCCTACCTCAGCTTTAAGGTCTACATCTTTGATGTCCACAGGGTCCGTGGCCTAATTTCCAAGTCTATACGCCAAGCTTTAGACCAACCCTTGAATTATGCAAGAATATACTTGGCTAATTTGATTCCTGATGAAGTGAAACGCGTAATTTATCTTGATTCTGACCTTGTCATGGTTGATGACATTGCTAAATTATGGAAGGTTGATTTAGGTGACAAAGTTTTGGCTGCACCAGAATATTGTCATGCAAATTTTACCACTTATTTTACAGAAACATTTTGGTCTGATCCATATATGCCAAGAACATTTGAGCAGCGAAAACCATGCTATTTTAACACGGGGGTGATGGTAATGGATGTGGATAAGTGGAGACAAGGAAATTATACAAAGAGAGTTGAGGATTGGATGATTGTGCAGAAGCAAAAGAGGATATATCAATTGGGTTCTATGCCTCCATTCTTGCTTGTATGGGCAGGAAATATAATGCCAATTGATCATAGATGGAACCAACATGGATTAGGTGGTGATAATATTGAAGGTAAATGCAGGAGTTTGCATCCTGGGCCTATTAGCCTACTCCATTGGAGTGGCAAAGGTAAGCCATGGTTGAGATTGGATTCAAGAAAACCATGTAGTGTTGATCATTTGTGGGCTCCTTACGATCTTTATCGTTCCTCCAGACATTCATTCGAGGAGTAA